In Campylobacter mucosalis, a single window of DNA contains:
- a CDS encoding cytochrome c3 family protein: MLKISKIFAILLLAFSINLVADDAKYNKQNYPFVAHDKLHFDCKNCHKEQNPNEYKKLSTSECLSCHKSYEKLAEQSGHLGYDDNVHASPHYPNMDCNLCHSTHKQSKNYCVMCHSQDSMKKLLVP, from the coding sequence ATGCTAAAAATTTCAAAAATTTTTGCTATTTTATTACTTGCTTTTAGTATAAACTTGGTTGCAGATGATGCTAAATACAATAAGCAAAATTATCCGTTTGTGGCTCATGATAAGCTTCACTTTGATTGTAAAAATTGCCATAAAGAACAAAATCCAAACGAGTACAAAAAGTTAAGCACAAGTGAATGTTTAAGTTGTCATAAAAGCTATGAAAAACTAGCAGAGCAGAGCGGTCATTTGGGTTATGATGATAATGTTCATGCAAGTCCGCACTATCCAAACATGGACTGCAATCTTTGCCACAGCACTCACAAGCAATCTAAGAATTACTGTGTTATGTGTCATTCACAAGATAGTATGAAAAAACTTTTGGTGCCATAA
- a CDS encoding flavocytochrome c, translating to MKSRREFLSTLALLTQAAALTPTSVFADGGVKWDEEWDVLVVGSGFAGSAATCQALEDGAKTLMIDKMPVLGGNSAINGGAFAVVNSSFQKARGVEDSYELYVKDILKAGMGLNRMDLVEVIAKGGNEAYEWTLKKGVYYRDALGQFGGHSVPRTIWPEINSGGKITIPLQEYALKHGATIRTRVILDDFIRDESGKIIGAKVRENYDFDFDKSKDESENKSGDVKFYKINGGIVMATGGFAYDIKFRQEIDKALTPDLDCTNHYGATAQALKVMMKNGAQTVDLNWIQLGPWGSPDELGFGIAPVFAIPAFSYGVMVDARTGKRFVNELADRRIRSDAIFAIHKNPDGSLTHPVVICDSIGAQGTTKANVERGIHKGVIKVFDNIEELAKFYNIPYDGLRKTIDDYTKYARAGKDEEFNKPFFKFKDIVPDLTKPPFYAWRAIPKVHHTMGGVKIDTQARVFDINDKPIEGLFAAGEAVGGPHGASRLGSCAIPDCIVFGRIAGKNAAMLARKEKKC from the coding sequence ATGAAGAGTAGAAGGGAATTTTTAAGCACTCTTGCTCTACTTACCCAAGCTGCAGCACTAACGCCTACAAGCGTCTTTGCTGATGGTGGAGTAAAATGGGATGAAGAGTGGGATGTGTTGGTTGTGGGTTCTGGCTTTGCAGGATCGGCTGCTACCTGTCAGGCACTAGAGGACGGTGCTAAAACACTTATGATAGATAAAATGCCAGTGCTTGGTGGCAACTCAGCTATAAATGGCGGTGCATTTGCGGTAGTAAATTCTAGCTTTCAAAAAGCTCGTGGTGTTGAGGACTCTTACGAGCTCTACGTTAAAGACATTTTAAAAGCTGGTATGGGCTTAAATCGTATGGACTTGGTGGAGGTTATTGCTAAAGGCGGTAATGAAGCGTATGAATGGACACTTAAAAAGGGCGTTTATTACCGTGATGCTTTAGGTCAATTTGGCGGTCATAGCGTACCTAGAACAATCTGGCCAGAGATTAACTCAGGTGGCAAGATCACTATACCACTTCAAGAATATGCCTTAAAACATGGTGCGACTATCCGCACAAGGGTTATACTAGATGATTTTATTCGTGATGAGAGCGGTAAAATAATAGGTGCAAAAGTCAGAGAGAACTATGACTTTGATTTTGATAAAAGCAAAGATGAGAGCGAAAATAAAAGTGGTGATGTTAAATTTTACAAGATCAATGGTGGCATAGTCATGGCGACCGGTGGTTTTGCATACGATATAAAATTTCGTCAAGAGATTGACAAGGCTCTAACTCCTGATCTTGACTGTACAAATCACTACGGAGCAACTGCACAAGCACTTAAAGTTATGATGAAAAATGGTGCTCAAACTGTTGATTTAAACTGGATTCAGCTTGGACCTTGGGGTAGCCCTGATGAGCTAGGCTTTGGTATCGCACCTGTGTTTGCTATACCTGCGTTTAGTTATGGCGTTATGGTTGATGCTAGAACTGGAAAACGCTTTGTAAATGAATTAGCAGACCGCCGTATCCGCTCAGATGCAATCTTTGCGATACATAAAAATCCTGATGGTTCTTTAACGCATCCAGTTGTGATTTGTGATAGTATTGGTGCACAAGGTACCACAAAAGCAAATGTCGAGCGTGGAATTCATAAAGGTGTTATTAAAGTTTTTGACAATATAGAAGAGTTGGCAAAATTTTATAACATACCTTATGATGGTCTAAGAAAGACTATCGATGACTATACTAAATACGCACGTGCTGGTAAAGATGAAGAATTTAATAAGCCATTTTTTAAATTTAAAGACATTGTGCCAGATCTTACTAAGCCACCATTTTATGCGTGGCGAGCCATACCAAAAGTACATCACACGATGGGTGGTGTAAAAATCGATACACAAGCTCGCGTATTTGACATAAACGATAAGCCGATTGAGGGACTATTTGCTGCTGGCGAGGCTGTTGGAGGACCACACGGGGCTAGTCGTCTTGGAAGCTGTGCGATACCTGATTGTATTGTATTTGGTCGAATTGCAGGCAAAAACGCAGCAATGTTGGCTAGAAAGGAGAAAAAATGCTAA
- a CDS encoding Opr family porin, producing MKKSLVLMGLLTGCLFADSQSLEEAFKNGKASGDVSAYFESRHINKGQKNTYYNNTSWAVGSIGLNYETDFYKNFKAVVGFRATAPFYEGDRNFKTYNGTGDSTERIYEDDRYLISQLYLEYNAYDTVVKLGRQQMVTDWIGKINDGVRITNNSIKNLEIDALWTRAKGRAYAKEMWGFRKLNDNDGLFSLGGKYKFENGISTKLYGLYSNDIFSAVGGKFMYDGKVSDSLSVGTTLHYAQSNEKEKSKFRNVDDGKLFEALAYVTHNDTTFTLGYVQTGKKAGWGSMNLDGDQIVMFEEGDVMYERDVHTYYGMLSTMIQKLSATFIYGTTQYRTMKDETKYRQNEVSAWLGYPITNNLKALFAYDQVFKPQPGYPSLVQVSAGLTYSF from the coding sequence ATGAAAAAGAGTTTAGTTTTAATGGGGCTTCTTACTGGCTGTTTATTTGCAGACAGCCAAAGTCTTGAAGAAGCTTTTAAAAATGGCAAAGCTAGTGGAGATGTGTCTGCGTATTTTGAAAGTCGCCATATAAATAAAGGTCAAAAAAATACGTATTACAATAACACATCTTGGGCAGTTGGTTCGATTGGGTTAAATTATGAAACGGATTTTTATAAAAATTTTAAAGCAGTAGTTGGTTTTAGGGCAACAGCACCATTTTATGAAGGCGATAGGAATTTTAAAACATACAATGGAACGGGTGATTCAACAGAGAGAATTTATGAAGATGATAGATACCTTATCTCACAGCTCTATCTTGAATACAACGCCTATGATACGGTTGTAAAACTTGGTCGCCAACAAATGGTAACTGATTGGATTGGAAAGATTAACGATGGTGTTAGAATAACAAATAATTCTATTAAAAATTTAGAGATCGATGCACTTTGGACACGTGCAAAGGGTAGAGCCTACGCAAAAGAGATGTGGGGTTTTAGAAAGTTAAACGACAATGATGGTTTGTTTAGCCTTGGTGGGAAGTATAAATTTGAAAATGGAATTAGCACAAAGCTTTATGGTTTGTACTCAAATGACATTTTTTCGGCAGTTGGTGGCAAATTTATGTATGATGGAAAGGTTAGCGACAGCTTATCAGTTGGCACAACACTTCACTACGCACAAAGTAATGAAAAAGAAAAAAGCAAATTTCGCAATGTAGATGATGGTAAGTTGTTTGAAGCATTAGCTTATGTAACTCACAATGATACAACTTTTACGCTTGGTTATGTACAAACTGGCAAAAAGGCTGGTTGGGGTAGTATGAATCTTGATGGCGATCAGATTGTAATGTTTGAAGAGGGTGATGTAATGTATGAGCGTGATGTACATACTTATTATGGTATGCTCTCGACCATGATACAAAAGCTCTCGGCAACCTTTATTTACGGAACAACGCAGTATAGAACAATGAAAGATGAAACAAAATATCGCCAAAACGAAGTCAGTGCATGGCTTGGCTATCCTATAACAAACAATCTAAAGGCATTGTTTGCATATGATCAAGTCTTTAAGCCACAGCCGGGTTATCCAAGCTTAGTTCAAGTAAGTGCTGGACTAACTTATAGTTTTTAA
- a CDS encoding sensor histidine kinase: MVENLHNNKLFVIFSIIFLSLMASNYALNRSFVKEILINEQLSILKNSSERVERWIENKKRSLQAINVLAAKFNPQIDAVTIKNILTQSLAIANFSSVYAGYENGETISSREFNRPINYDPRLRPWYINTLKNKDIYVTKPYMDVGLKVPVISICEQIKHDNKTRGVICGILSFSDVKNEILNLQLENGGYIFLIDESQNILLHPNEGFEGNVLEPKIANLSTQKALHYDTAWHITTTIPLSNSKLILVATTLKKDIYNKINEQFLRNFAIYAISACLFIFLGYFYNKNIQSQNQLLKKTKQEYEILLFSQTKMAELGQMIAAISHQWIQPLNSLGIFLGNLVQFKKLGRLSDDVFYDNIDRSLKNIDYMTNTMNMFKNFYKFEEKPQKFSIKTAIDETIFILFSQHSRINIKVLAKKDTNFNCNNYINEFKQIIACLIQNSKQALIEYSDVSNPKIIVSIKECKQYFQIRIIDNADGIKSGFEDKIFKPFLSTKNSSGLGLYVSKLIAQKKCGGDLELVKSAKPTIFSLTILKDINA, encoded by the coding sequence ATGGTAGAAAATTTACACAACAACAAACTTTTTGTAATATTTTCTATCATTTTTCTATCGCTTATGGCGAGTAATTACGCCTTAAATCGCTCGTTTGTTAAAGAAATTTTGATAAACGAGCAACTAAGTATTTTAAAAAATTCGTCTGAGCGAGTGGAACGCTGGATTGAAAACAAAAAACGTAGCTTACAGGCCATAAATGTTTTGGCTGCCAAATTTAACCCTCAAATAGACGCAGTAACTATAAAAAATATTTTAACACAAAGTCTAGCTATAGCAAATTTCTCAAGCGTTTATGCGGGATACGAAAACGGGGAAACTATATCTAGTAGGGAATTTAATCGTCCTATCAACTACGATCCAAGACTTCGCCCATGGTATATTAATACGCTAAAGAACAAAGACATCTATGTAACTAAGCCATATATGGACGTAGGGTTAAAGGTACCAGTAATTTCTATCTGTGAACAAATAAAACATGATAATAAAACACGCGGTGTAATATGCGGGATACTTTCATTTAGTGATGTTAAAAATGAAATTTTAAATCTGCAACTAGAAAATGGTGGATATATATTTTTAATAGATGAGTCACAAAACATACTATTACATCCAAACGAGGGCTTTGAAGGTAATGTCCTGGAGCCAAAAATTGCCAACCTAAGCACGCAAAAAGCACTACACTATGATACTGCATGGCATATAACTACCACAATACCGCTTTCAAATTCTAAGTTAATCCTAGTTGCAACAACACTTAAAAAAGATATCTATAATAAGATAAATGAGCAGTTTTTACGAAATTTTGCTATTTATGCAATTAGTGCTTGTTTATTCATTTTTCTTGGATACTTTTACAATAAAAATATCCAGTCACAAAACCAACTTTTAAAAAAGACAAAACAAGAGTATGAAATTTTGCTTTTTTCGCAAACAAAAATGGCAGAACTTGGACAAATGATAGCCGCAATTTCACATCAGTGGATACAACCGCTAAATTCGCTTGGAATATTCCTTGGGAATTTAGTTCAGTTTAAAAAGTTAGGACGACTTAGCGATGATGTTTTTTACGATAATATAGATCGATCGCTTAAAAATATAGACTATATGACAAATACGATGAATATGTTTAAAAATTTTTATAAATTTGAGGAGAAGCCACAAAAATTTAGCATCAAAACCGCGATTGATGAGACAATATTTATACTTTTTTCGCAGCATTCAAGAATAAACATAAAAGTGCTTGCTAAAAAAGATACAAATTTTAATTGCAACAATTATATCAATGAGTTTAAACAAATCATTGCTTGCCTAATACAAAACTCAAAACAGGCATTAATCGAATATAGTGACGTAAGTAATCCAAAGATTATTGTATCTATAAAAGAGTGTAAACAATATTTTCAAATACGTATCATAGACAATGCTGATGGCATAAAAAGTGGTTTTGAAGATAAAATTTTTAAACCATTTTTAAGCACTAAAAATAGTAGTGGGCTTGGACTATATGTTTCAAAGCTCATCGCACAGAAAAAATGTGGTGGTGATTTAGAGCTTGTAAAAAGCGCAAAACCTACGATATTTTCACTTACTATCTTAAAGGATATAAATGCTTGA
- a CDS encoding autotransporter domain-containing protein: MKFSKIACVALLSASISTVALAQQQQPRQTKLELLEEYKKDEATRTAAYDTIIKAISELKSIGYNNLKDWSGEKGTNADINAKIYGELEKIQTATKSIKNTQKELKVTSDTSTLIISQNGDIKVFINGNENTQVKGSGGDNDPLVISLETFANTNKDNIQKMFAENNEDVWKAFLKEFKTQHQKEQELRLKAIDQAALRVVRDSSADQVTKPDDRYSLFIANRSLVENAANKNLQDSQETLEKAMKAVNQTIKNVDTKVVTLLSKDIKKIGEQEKRVSDILNQINTAKQKPKNQEGNIEKATALKAAIKEGVKLQTKTVDGRDLTIADIDAIYNGNSHLKLNEFDNGNVKDLTGDENKGKVLDALLGDIAQKTGAAHITNEAKKELEKISDKIEAEKVEEAEIAIQEAKGVIAKYASESAKATSDEGIANAKSKALNTAIKDKKPSDEIAKAQQELKNAANARATGVTKVANLEEKQGEVLGSFTDTVLANDTVKSIVTSYNAKELADTAKALNTSIEQSQRSQNKGTSTDIIMFNTGLATNTRLAKLSNPFNADLALAQAINELEGETFADAGDSLSSVIKEYTNRFNHDNNLWGNIFGGKGKIKDSANPSIWGVTLGYDKAFDNTIVGGFINYAKVQSKDSQVRSESDNYSFGVYSRSYFDQSEIDAKIGYGFGRNELSRHAMDSKIGTSTGKYDSKFFDVDVEYGYVFGLGNAMFIKPIAGLSYTHIKHDGFTEDGNVPAIFGNTTLKTLKAKLGSEFRVYTDNAGYFYITPGVERELSKSANDLSVKFVGSSKDVVFDADKKKNTYITLKTGAEFKITNNLSTNINFGAKAKAKEQYYNGTLGVSYKF, encoded by the coding sequence ATGAAATTTTCAAAGATTGCGTGTGTTGCACTTTTAAGTGCTAGTATATCTACGGTTGCGTTGGCTCAACAGCAGCAACCAAGACAAACAAAACTAGAGCTTTTAGAAGAATATAAAAAAGATGAAGCAACTAGAACGGCTGCTTATGATACAATTATCAAAGCTATAAGCGAGCTAAAAAGTATAGGTTACAATAATCTAAAGGATTGGAGCGGAGAAAAGGGCACTAATGCCGATATAAATGCAAAAATTTATGGTGAATTAGAAAAAATACAAACAGCAACAAAAAGTATCAAAAATACTCAAAAGGAACTTAAAGTAACAAGTGACACTTCAACACTTATAATCTCTCAAAATGGAGATATAAAAGTATTTATAAATGGTAATGAAAACACACAGGTTAAAGGTAGTGGTGGCGACAATGACCCATTAGTTATTAGTCTTGAAACTTTTGCAAACACCAATAAAGACAACATACAAAAGATGTTTGCAGAAAACAACGAAGATGTTTGGAAGGCATTTTTAAAAGAATTTAAAACACAACATCAAAAAGAGCAAGAGCTTAGACTTAAAGCTATAGATCAAGCAGCATTAAGAGTTGTGCGAGATAGTTCTGCTGATCAAGTAACCAAGCCTGATGATAGATATTCACTATTTATTGCAAACAGAAGTCTTGTAGAAAATGCTGCTAATAAAAATTTACAAGATAGTCAAGAGACACTTGAAAAAGCTATGAAGGCAGTTAATCAAACCATAAAAAATGTGGATACCAAAGTAGTAACTCTGCTAAGTAAAGACATTAAAAAGATAGGAGAGCAAGAAAAGCGTGTATCAGATATACTTAATCAGATAAACACGGCAAAACAAAAACCTAAAAACCAAGAAGGCAACATAGAAAAAGCAACCGCACTAAAAGCAGCTATAAAGGAAGGTGTAAAACTACAAACTAAAACTGTAGATGGTAGAGATCTAACAATAGCAGACATTGACGCAATTTATAATGGTAATAGTCATTTAAAATTAAACGAATTTGATAACGGCAATGTAAAAGATTTAACAGGAGATGAAAATAAAGGAAAAGTTCTAGATGCACTTTTAGGCGATATTGCACAAAAAACGGGTGCTGCTCATATAACAAATGAAGCAAAAAAAGAATTAGAAAAAATCTCAGATAAAATAGAAGCAGAAAAAGTAGAAGAAGCAGAAATTGCAATTCAAGAGGCAAAAGGAGTTATAGCTAAGTATGCAAGCGAATCCGCAAAAGCAACCAGCGACGAAGGCATCGCAAATGCTAAGTCAAAGGCTCTAAATACAGCTATAAAAGATAAAAAACCTAGTGATGAAATCGCAAAAGCCCAACAAGAACTAAAAAACGCAGCTAATGCTCGTGCAACAGGTGTAACAAAGGTTGCAAACCTAGAAGAGAAACAAGGTGAAGTATTAGGATCATTTACTGATACTGTCTTAGCAAATGATACTGTAAAATCTATAGTAACCTCATATAATGCAAAAGAACTTGCTGATACTGCAAAAGCACTAAACACATCAATAGAGCAAAGCCAACGATCACAGAACAAAGGTACATCTACTGATATCATAATGTTTAATACAGGACTTGCTACAAACACTCGCTTAGCAAAACTATCAAACCCATTTAATGCAGACCTAGCACTAGCACAAGCTATTAATGAGCTAGAAGGAGAAACATTTGCTGATGCTGGTGATAGTCTATCAAGTGTAATAAAAGAGTATACAAATAGATTTAACCATGATAATAACCTATGGGGTAATATCTTTGGTGGTAAAGGTAAAATAAAAGACTCTGCTAATCCAAGCATTTGGGGTGTAACACTAGGTTATGATAAAGCATTTGATAACACTATAGTTGGTGGATTTATCAACTATGCAAAAGTACAATCAAAAGATTCACAAGTAAGAAGTGAATCTGATAACTATAGCTTTGGTGTATATTCAAGAAGCTACTTTGATCAAAGCGAGATAGATGCTAAGATTGGATATGGCTTTGGAAGAAATGAACTAAGCAGACATGCAATGGATTCTAAGATAGGTACTTCAACAGGAAAGTATGATAGTAAATTCTTTGATGTAGATGTTGAGTATGGTTATGTATTTGGTTTAGGTAATGCTATGTTTATTAAACCTATAGCAGGTCTATCATATACTCATATTAAACATGATGGCTTTACAGAAGATGGTAATGTTCCTGCTATATTTGGTAATACAACTCTAAAGACACTAAAAGCAAAACTTGGTAGTGAGTTTAGAGTATATACTGATAATGCAGGCTACTTTTATATAACTCCTGGTGTAGAAAGAGAACTTAGTAAGAGTGCAAATGACCTTAGTGTAAAATTTGTAGGTTCTAGTAAAGATGTAGTGTTTGATGCTGATAAGAAAAAGAATACATACATTACTCTTAAGACTGGTGCTGAGTTTAAGATTACAAACAATCTAAGCACAAACATTAACTTTGGTGCAAAAGCTAAAGCAAAAGAGCAATACTATAATGGAACACTTGGAGTTTCTTATAAATTCTAA
- a CDS encoding cytochrome c3 family protein: protein MKNLVKICLLLAFAFVVFFGGNALVHSTSDDKFCTICHEWMDPMVTTYHGSVHGGANKNGFKAKCVDCHLPHDSYIGYVFKKAANGVSEVAYMLTNDAKDYDWLNNRKNREKFVYDSGCLSCHERILDINSSNKNIDDMHALYVKFKDASANKLSCVSCHKNVGHKNLGKTLYEIKHPPVGKW from the coding sequence ATGAAAAATTTAGTTAAAATTTGCCTTCTTTTGGCATTTGCATTTGTTGTGTTTTTTGGTGGAAATGCACTGGTTCATTCGACTAGTGATGATAAATTTTGCACGATTTGTCACGAGTGGATGGATCCTATGGTAACAACGTATCATGGCAGTGTCCATGGCGGAGCTAATAAAAATGGCTTTAAGGCAAAATGTGTTGATTGTCACTTGCCACACGATAGTTATATAGGATATGTCTTTAAAAAAGCAGCCAACGGAGTTAGTGAAGTGGCATACATGCTCACAAACGATGCTAAAGACTATGACTGGCTAAATAACCGTAAAAATCGTGAGAAATTTGTATATGATAGTGGTTGTTTAAGCTGTCATGAAAGAATTTTAGATATAAATTCAAGTAATAAAAACATAGATGATATGCACGCACTCTATGTTAAATTTAAAGATGCGAGTGCGAATAAGCTAAGTTGTGTAAGTTGTCATAAAAATGTCGGACACAAAAACCTTGGTAAAACACTTTATGAGATAAAACATCCACCAGTTGGCAAGTGGTAA
- a CDS encoding response regulator transcription factor has protein sequence MLDVNVLSKLANVSVLLVEDDENTRLAITQSLEFYCKKLVSAKDGLEGFECYFKDEFDIVITDINLPNLNGLEMLDEIKKRAPHVRSIIITSYDTSENILASIELGAYNYLRKPFKIEELQTTIIMATKNLYENRIKFRNIYEYDLGERMLYKDGKAIVLTKIEAKLFFLLVSNLDKVVSYEVIENFVWGEKSMSNEALRMAIKKIRLKTDQNIIENISSVGYKIGEVP, from the coding sequence ATGCTTGATGTTAATGTTCTCTCAAAGCTTGCAAACGTTAGCGTACTTCTTGTTGAAGATGATGAAAATACACGCCTTGCTATCACTCAATCGCTTGAGTTTTACTGCAAAAAGCTAGTGAGTGCAAAGGATGGCTTAGAGGGCTTTGAGTGTTATTTTAAAGATGAGTTTGATATTGTAATAACTGATATAAATTTGCCAAATTTAAACGGACTTGAAATGCTTGATGAGATTAAAAAACGTGCTCCTCATGTTAGATCAATAATAATTACTTCTTATGATACCAGTGAAAATATACTTGCTAGTATTGAACTTGGGGCATATAATTATTTACGAAAGCCTTTTAAGATTGAAGAGTTGCAAACTACGATCATAATGGCAACTAAAAATTTGTATGAAAACCGAATAAAATTTAGGAATATTTATGAATATGATTTAGGGGAGAGGATGTTATATAAAGACGGAAAAGCTATAGTCCTAACAAAGATTGAAGCAAAGCTATTTTTTCTACTTGTTAGCAATCTTGACAAAGTCGTAAGTTATGAAGTGATTGAAAATTTCGTTTGGGGCGAAAAGAGCATGAGCAATGAGGCTTTAAGAATGGCAATCAAAAAGATACGACTAAAAACTGATCAAAATATTATTGAGAATATCTCTAGTGTAGGATATAAAATAGGCGAAGTTCCATAA
- a CDS encoding HAL/PAL/TAL family ammonia-lyase has product MKSFRLLSLAAAMALSLNASSIVLNGENITPADIVKISDGAKVELSEKAIKKAQKAHNVLLNAAKDGQKIYGLTVGVGLNKDKKFVDAKGNLDAEVIKASTDFNIGLIHAHCGGVGEDMPLKTARAVLATRLNNMLFAGAGVQTDVINLYKEFLNHDIIPAMPSTGSMGEADITILGHVGLAMMGEGYVYFKGEKMNAHEALKRAGLKKLSPFGKDSLSILSSNAYSAALASLVLEDMKHSLEISKLVFALSIEAFNGNVAPFLKEASDLRPFPTFVQTTKELREILKDSYLWDQNDERALQDPLSYRDASYFFAAMQGNIDELENLMKIQLNSSDDNPGISLANKSETDKFQEKKLFTKDGAVVPTSNFEPLLWVLEFEKASLTIAHNSKASSLRTIKLSNDNFTHLTRFLGTDKTVHAFGAMQKPFVALAGENEHLANPASLNYTPVAGEIEDVATNAPYVMQKLQKQLDNYYHILGMELMHAAQAIDLRMQKNPELKLSAKTKKLYDEYRKIVKFVEVDRPYTDDFRNSAKFLKAYK; this is encoded by the coding sequence ATGAAAAGTTTTAGATTATTATCGCTTGCGGCTGCAATGGCTCTTAGTCTAAATGCTAGTAGCATTGTTTTAAATGGAGAAAATATAACTCCGGCAGACATTGTAAAAATTTCAGATGGAGCAAAAGTTGAGCTTAGCGAGAAAGCCATTAAAAAAGCCCAAAAAGCTCATAATGTTTTGTTAAATGCAGCAAAAGATGGACAGAAAATTTATGGTTTAACTGTTGGTGTTGGCTTAAATAAAGATAAGAAATTTGTTGATGCAAAGGGCAATCTTGATGCCGAAGTCATAAAAGCTTCAACTGATTTTAACATTGGGCTTATTCATGCTCACTGCGGTGGTGTTGGCGAAGATATGCCACTTAAAACAGCTCGTGCCGTGCTTGCTACAAGGCTAAATAATATGCTTTTTGCAGGAGCTGGTGTGCAAACTGATGTTATAAATTTATATAAAGAATTCTTAAATCATGACATTATCCCAGCTATGCCAAGCACTGGCTCTATGGGCGAGGCTGATATTACAATACTTGGTCATGTGGGTCTTGCCATGATGGGCGAAGGTTATGTCTATTTTAAGGGCGAAAAAATGAATGCCCACGAGGCATTAAAACGTGCTGGACTTAAAAAACTCTCTCCATTTGGCAAAGATAGCCTAAGTATTCTTAGTTCAAACGCTTACTCGGCTGCACTTGCTAGTCTTGTGCTTGAAGATATGAAGCACTCGCTTGAAATATCAAAGCTAGTCTTTGCGTTAAGCATCGAAGCATTTAATGGCAATGTCGCTCCATTTTTAAAAGAAGCTAGTGATTTACGTCCATTTCCAACGTTTGTTCAGACAACAAAAGAGTTAAGAGAAATTCTAAAAGATAGTTACTTGTGGGATCAAAACGATGAACGAGCACTTCAAGATCCATTAAGTTACCGCGATGCATCATACTTTTTTGCAGCTATGCAAGGTAACATTGATGAACTTGAAAATTTAATGAAAATACAGTTAAACTCATCTGATGATAATCCAGGAATTTCATTGGCAAACAAGAGTGAAACTGATAAATTTCAAGAGAAAAAGCTATTTACAAAAGATGGAGCGGTCGTACCTACATCAAATTTTGAACCACTTTTATGGGTACTTGAGTTTGAAAAGGCTTCACTGACGATAGCTCATAACTCAAAAGCCAGCTCACTTCGCACGATTAAGCTTTCAAATGATAACTTTACACATCTAACAAGATTTTTAGGCACTGATAAAACAGTTCATGCTTTTGGTGCTATGCAAAAGCCTTTTGTTGCACTAGCTGGTGAAAATGAACATCTTGCAAATCCAGCATCACTAAACTACACACCAGTTGCTGGAGAGATTGAAGATGTAGCTACAAATGCACCTTATGTTATGCAAAAGCTTCAAAAACAGCTTGATAACTACTATCACATTTTGGGTATGGAGCTTATGCACGCAGCTCAAGCTATCGATCTAAGAATGCAAAAAAATCCAGAATTAAAACTATCAGCAAAAACGAAAAAACTATATGATGAATATCGTAAAATAGTCAAATTTGTGGAAGTTGATAGACCTTATACTGATGATTTTAGAAACTCGGCAAAATTCTTAAAAGCTTATAAATAA